Proteins encoded within one genomic window of Eleutherodactylus coqui strain aEleCoq1 chromosome 1, aEleCoq1.hap1, whole genome shotgun sequence:
- the LOC136617753 gene encoding gastrula zinc finger protein XlCGF17.1-like isoform X2, giving the protein MSPSSVFPGLSRGRCHGEPADNPGATSEGNFMLSVHYKAEDEDIVQRSSGENLIPLNVPPGLHSTDPSYNPPNYEEPSPDQSQMVTTSVGQDEGKRLQCGECGKQSTKNSGILKERIIHTGAKRFTCSECGRCFRSKASLIIHERIHTGEKPYSCPECGRCFASKSLLTAHKRVHTGEKPYSCSDCKRCFRSKATLIIHERIHTGEKPFSCSECEKCFTNQSDLVKHKRIHTGEKPYSCSECGKCFITKGKLIDHHKTHTKSKMPICTKTYTGEETYTCAECGTPYVNKAGFNLHQKKHREEKQKLAQERSHIHAPNVGIVFQVNQILSDMRETTQ; this is encoded by the exons atgtccccgtcctctgtattcccaggactgtccagaggaagatgtcatggagaaccagcag ACAATCCCGGTGCGACCTCTGAGGGAAACTTCATGTTATCggtacattataaagcagaagatGAAGATATCGTTCAGCGCTCTTCAGGGGAAAACCTCATTCCCCTTAAtgtacctccaggacttcacagtacagatccATCATATAATCCACCTAATTATGAGGAACCttctcctgaccaatcacagatggTTACCACAAGTGTGGGTCAGGATGAGGGAAAAAGGCTTCAATGTGGTGAATGTGGAAAACAGTCTACAAAGAACTCAGGTATTCTTAAAGAAAGAATAATTCACACAGGAGCGAAACGATttacatgttctgaatgtgggagatGCTTTAGAAGTAAAGCAAGCCTTAttatacatgagagaattcacacaggggagaagccatattcatgtccagaatgtggaagATGTTTTGCAAGTAAATCACTACTTACTGCGCAcaagagagttcacacaggagagaagccatattcatgttcagactgCAAGAGATGTTTTAGAAGTAAAGCCACCCTTAttatacatgagagaattcacacaggagaaaaacctttttcttgttcagaatgtgagaaatgcttTACAAAtcaatcagatcttgttaaacataagagaattcacacaggagagaagccgtattcatgttcagaatgtgggaaatgttttataactAAAGGCAAACTTATAGATCAtcacaaaactcacacgaaaaGTAAAATGCCAATTTGCACGAAAACTTACACAGGAGAGGAGACGTATACGTGTGCAGAATGTGGGACACCTTATGTAAACAAAGCAGGTTTTAATCTACATCAGAAAAAACACAGAGAAGAGAAACAGAAACTCGCACAGGAGAGAAGTCACATTCATGCTCCGAATGTGGGAATTGTGTTTCAAGTAAATCAGATCTTGTCAGACATGAGAGAAACCACACAGTAG
- the LOC136617753 gene encoding zinc finger protein 585B-like isoform X1 codes for MSQQCLFSLLSASIPGYTAGCCRHVTSLSSPTKDGWHGDEWKDISRHLGDHLPADRRGVHSSEEDSDSHHPSSLPDPEASRTHQQDDGAADRRDNPGATSEGNFMLSVHYKAEDEDIVQRSSGENLIPLNVPPGLHSTDPSYNPPNYEEPSPDQSQMVTTSVGQDEGKRLQCGECGKQSTKNSGILKERIIHTGAKRFTCSECGRCFRSKASLIIHERIHTGEKPYSCPECGRCFASKSLLTAHKRVHTGEKPYSCSDCKRCFRSKATLIIHERIHTGEKPFSCSECEKCFTNQSDLVKHKRIHTGEKPYSCSECGKCFITKGKLIDHHKTHTKSKMPICTKTYTGEETYTCAECGTPYVNKAGFNLHQKKHREEKQKLAQERSHIHAPNVGIVFQVNQILSDMRETTQ; via the exons ATGTCGCAACAGTGTTTGTTCTCGCTTTTATCAGCCAGTATCCCAGGATATACAGCAGGGTGCTGCAGACATGTGACCTCTCTGTCTTCTCCCACCAAGGATGGATGGCACGGAgatgagtggaaggatattagccGTCACctgggagatcatctacctgctgaccggagag GAGTACACAGCAGTGAAGAAGAcagcgactcccatcatccatcctcactccctgatccagaagcttctagaactcaccaacaagatgacggagctgctgacaggagag ACAATCCCGGTGCGACCTCTGAGGGAAACTTCATGTTATCggtacattataaagcagaagatGAAGATATCGTTCAGCGCTCTTCAGGGGAAAACCTCATTCCCCTTAAtgtacctccaggacttcacagtacagatccATCATATAATCCACCTAATTATGAGGAACCttctcctgaccaatcacagatggTTACCACAAGTGTGGGTCAGGATGAGGGAAAAAGGCTTCAATGTGGTGAATGTGGAAAACAGTCTACAAAGAACTCAGGTATTCTTAAAGAAAGAATAATTCACACAGGAGCGAAACGATttacatgttctgaatgtgggagatGCTTTAGAAGTAAAGCAAGCCTTAttatacatgagagaattcacacaggggagaagccatattcatgtccagaatgtggaagATGTTTTGCAAGTAAATCACTACTTACTGCGCAcaagagagttcacacaggagagaagccatattcatgttcagactgCAAGAGATGTTTTAGAAGTAAAGCCACCCTTAttatacatgagagaattcacacaggagaaaaacctttttcttgttcagaatgtgagaaatgcttTACAAAtcaatcagatcttgttaaacataagagaattcacacaggagagaagccgtattcatgttcagaatgtgggaaatgttttataactAAAGGCAAACTTATAGATCAtcacaaaactcacacgaaaaGTAAAATGCCAATTTGCACGAAAACTTACACAGGAGAGGAGACGTATACGTGTGCAGAATGTGGGACACCTTATGTAAACAAAGCAGGTTTTAATCTACATCAGAAAAAACACAGAGAAGAGAAACAGAAACTCGCACAGGAGAGAAGTCACATTCATGCTCCGAATGTGGGAATTGTGTTTCAAGTAAATCAGATCTTGTCAGACATGAGAGAAACCACACAGTAG